The DNA window CGAGCGCGCTGGGCCGCGGCCCGCGCCCGAGCAGGTCGCGGTAGACCGGCGCGTACGCCGCCGCCATCTCCGGCAGCGAGCGGTGCCGGTAGCGCTGCGCGGCGCGGGCGATCGTGGCGAGCGCCCCGTCCTCCTCGACGAGGCGGGTGAGCGCGACGACCGCCTCGTCGACGTTGCGCACGACGATGCCGGCGCCCGACGCGTGCACACGCTCGGTCAGCGCGCCCTGGTCGGTCACCACCACCGGCACGCCGGCGATCAGCGCCTCCGACAGCGTGTACGAGAAGGTCTCCGGCCAGGGCGGCAGGAAGACGACGAGGTCGATGTCGGCTGCGGAGAGGCGCTCGCAGATCTCGTCGCGGTGGTAGCGCCCGTGCAGGTGGAGGCGCGAGCCCAGCCCCAGCGCGCGCAGGCGGTCGGCGAAGCCGAAGCGTTCGGCCTCGCCGAAGACGTGCCAGGCGAGCGGCAGATCGCGGGTGCGGGCGATGAGCGGCTCGTAGTGGCGCGAGCCCTTGATCGGGTAGGCGATCTCGCCGAGGAGCGCGATGTTGAGGGGCCGGCGGCGCGGGTCCGGCGTCGCCCGCCGGGTCGGCTCGAGGTAGCCGTGCGGCTCGACGACCCAGCGGGCCGGGTCGGCCGGCTGGAAGCGTGCGACGATGTCGTGCGTGCGCTGCGCCGGGAAGAAGACGCGCTCCGCGTGCGCGAGCAGCGCGCGGAACTCCGCGCGGTGCGCCTCGCGCCAGGCGAGCGGCTGCTCGACCGCCTGCCCGAACACGGCGAAGGCGTGGCGCAGGCAGGCCTCCGGGTCGGGCCCCTCGCCGGGCGCGGCGAGGCAGCAAAGGCGGTCGCTCGGCGCGTCCCAGAGGTTGACGTTCGGGCACACCGGATAGAAGTCCTGGAAGGTGGCGACGAACGGCACGCCGAGGTCGTGCAGCTCGCGCCACACCGACACCGGCCAGCCGCACAGCTGGTGCAGGTGCGCCGCGCCCACGCCGAACAGCGGGACGATCTCGCGCATCGCCCGCGTCACGTCCGCGCGCGCGAGCTGGAAGCGGCGGCTCGGCTCGGCGAGCGGCAGGCGATAGTGCACCGCGCCGTCGAGGTCGCCGTCGAATACCTCGGTCAGCGCGATCGCGTCCCACTCCGGCGCCGCCACCACCACACGCGGCAGCCGCAGCGCGGCGACCAGGTCACGCACGTGATGCTCGGTGCCGCCCGCCGGATGGTCGAACGAGGCGTGCAGGACGCACAGCAACGCCGGCACGTCGGCGTGCGGACGGCGCAGCGCCAGGCGGATGCTCCCCTGCACGGGTGCGAGCGGATTGGCCTCGACGAAGGCGGCCACGCGCGGGAGGTACTCGGGATGGCGCGCGTGTAGGGTCGCGAAGTGGCTGCGCGTCAGCTCGTCGGCCGCCTCGGCCCCGAAGGACGCGTGGCCGGCATGCCACACGAGCACGTCGTCGGCGCAGCGACTCGGGAATCCGGCCGCCCGCGCACGCTCGCAGAGGTCGTTCTCCTCGCCGAAGCCGCGCCCGAACGCCTCCTCGTCGAAGAGCCCGACGGCGTCGCGCACCGCCGCGGGCACGTACATGCAGAAGCCGTGCGCCGTCGGCAGCGAGGGTCGAAGCAGCGGGCTCGCCCGCCGCACGAGCGCGGCGAAGTCGTCGAGCTCCCACCCCGGGGGCAGCGGGTTGGGCCGACACCACTCCGGCACCGAGAGGATGGTCGCGTTGTTCGAGAGCGGCGACACGAGCGCGGGCGCGTCGCCCGCGTAGGCCGCCGCCTCGAGCCCGTCGAGGAAACCCGGCGTCGCGATGGTGTCGCTGTTCAGCAGGACGACGTCGCGCTCGCCCGCGGCGCGCATGCCGCGGTTGGCGGTCCCGACGAAGCCGCGGTTCTGCGGATTGCGCAGCAGCTGCACGCGCGGCTCGCGCGCAGCCAGCGCGTCGAGCCAGGCGACGAGGGTCGCGTCGGTGCTGGCGTCGTCGACGGGAACGAGCCGCCAGTCGCCCGTCGCGTGCGCGAGGACGCTTTCGAGACAGGCGATCGTCTCGGCGCGCGCATCGTGGATCGGCACGACGACGTCGATCGGCCGCACGCGCGCCCGCGCCGCGGC is part of the bacterium genome and encodes:
- a CDS encoding glycosyltransferase, encoding MAALARRHAARGDGARRRGRARVALARLGPSLGVTLVELGVAPDGVVHAALRRIGRPPAAARARVRPIDVVVPIHDARAETIACLESVLAHATGDWRLVPVDDASTDATLVAWLDALAAREPRVQLLRNPQNRGFVGTANRGMRAAGERDVVLLNSDTIATPGFLDGLEAAAYAGDAPALVSPLSNNATILSVPEWCRPNPLPPGWELDDFAALVRRASPLLRPSLPTAHGFCMYVPAAVRDAVGLFDEEAFGRGFGEENDLCERARAAGFPSRCADDVLVWHAGHASFGAEAADELTRSHFATLHARHPEYLPRVAAFVEANPLAPVQGSIRLALRRPHADVPALLCVLHASFDHPAGGTEHHVRDLVAALRLPRVVVAAPEWDAIALTEVFDGDLDGAVHYRLPLAEPSRRFQLARADVTRAMREIVPLFGVGAAHLHQLCGWPVSVWRELHDLGVPFVATFQDFYPVCPNVNLWDAPSDRLCCLAAPGEGPDPEACLRHAFAVFGQAVEQPLAWREAHRAEFRALLAHAERVFFPAQRTHDIVARFQPADPARWVVEPHGYLEPTRRATPDPRRRPLNIALLGEIAYPIKGSRHYEPLIARTRDLPLAWHVFGEAERFGFADRLRALGLGSRLHLHGRYHRDEICERLSAADIDLVVFLPPWPETFSYTLSEALIAGVPVVVTDQGALTERVHASGAGIVVRNVDEAVVALTRLVEEDGALATIARAAQRYRHRSLPEMAAAYAPVYRDLLGRGPRPSALDADDRLRLVTLHRQPSTVPPAPAAVALPPALPHYGRAWYRLYVRVAGLVPTALRRWARERVASRWWRTVRALPFGQASAPVSPNDGLELVGRTRGRAAYRVLHDDPAFVFTAGPFRARDVRVIRFAMRCEARGDLFAQVFWSHGASEAFSEDKSLRIPIVAGDGQWHDYTVLIDESDRRAVWDAGEEIVHLRFDPLNAPGLVELGVLHLCTPAANGRNGADQGDGARP